The Aspergillus flavus chromosome 2, complete sequence region AGCGGTGGAGAATTCAAGTCCCGGAAGTTAAAGCACAGATGGGGTTTGGTTTATGCACTCCTCCCCATCTTTTGCCAACAATTAATTACTGGCACAACTCATCCATGCAATGCAACGCCAccaatttaaataatattgtGGACCTGACGGAAGAAACGGATCCAATCAGTCCCTTGAATGTCTCAGTGCTCCACATACAGCATAGGTATATTTCCGATGTTTGTTGTATTCCTCCTCAACGCTCAACCAAAAGTAGGGCCCAGGAAATCGAGCGCTGAACTATACACAGCCACAACTGGTCTGCATAATATATTCAGCCAAGTGGAATATGTCCAGGTCATATCACCAAGACACTATTAAGCAGTCAATCAGCATGCGTATCAAGCTATACACTTGGAATAAGAGATAACCACTGGTACTTACTCCCTCATACCAAGTCTCCGGTTCGAGCCCCATGGCGGTTCAAGTTGCACAGCAGATGAcatggttttctttttctgtccatttttgtcttttcttttcactttACTCTTAAGATCGTCATAGCTATAAGGCGACGCAAAGGCCAATGATCTGAAAGAGAGGTTCTGAACATTAGACCATTTCCGGATGATGAGATCCCCATCTGAACGTCCTAAATATTGGCCACAATGTTGGGACTTCGGTTCATTTTATCTTTACTCAAATGACGAGCGTAACCATCATTGATCCTTCCTGCGATagaagaaatattattatgCAACATATCTGACCGCCAACCAAGATATTTGATACAAAAAGGGAGTCATCGTTCAGGTCGGTTTGGCAAAAGCTTCCCCGGGCTTCGTTGGAGACCGACGTGGCTgtttttcctcttccgtcTCCTCACTCTCGTGTGGGTCGGCTCGATCCTCGATCCACTGGAACACCTCCTCTTTGTGATGCATCAGCATCTCGCTCAATCCTGACCTACTTGACTGGATCAAGTGCCCGTAGCGCTTCGATGGTTTGCGTCGGTTTTCATCGGTGTTCCAAACGCCATGGGTGTGCGAAACGAACACGAGAGAATTCTGTTATCATATTAGTACAGCCTCAGGAcggggaaagaaatcaaacagATTGGAACGCATACATCTTTGTACCATCTTGACAGCCAAACCTGAGTATGAGAGGCAATCGCTCGAACTGGATTTTCGGCAACGAATGATACAACGCCATTCACTCGTTTATACAACGTATCTGATCCCATATGAGCGATGATTGTCCACATGGAAACGAAAACATTTACCTCTATTGATCAGAAGATTGGCGACCCCGTAGAAAGCATTGCCGATCCCAAGAAAGAAGATTTCCGTGGCTTCATTGGGTCTACGTCGGTTATTAGCTGCTGGGTCTCAAACCCATTGGAGTCTTTGTCCCACTCACTCAATGTAGTTGTCCCAGAGGTACGCAGCCAGTTCCTCGGTCGCTGTAGGGCggttctcttcctcatcttcatacTTCCCGGACTAGACAGGCACGTTAATCAAAGTCTAGAGATGGAATTAGAGCGGATACTCACGGGCTCGACCGTCACATGCTTTGGGATATTGACATCCATCACCGCATACCCTTTTCCAACAGCCCATCCGATATAGTCCTTCAGGGAATCAGCCTTCTCAAGTTAGCATGCTCTGCACATTCTGATAGGGGTTCACATACAAGCCAGCAGTTGTGGGCTTCCAACTTGTTCGTAACGGGATGAGGCAATCCCATGATTTCTGGTCTATTGAAAAGTCAGGCTAACTTGATCGTTTCAGTTCGCGGGATATGACTAACGGATCATGGAATATCACCAGGAGTGGATTGCGTTGATAATAATTCGGCGTGGCCAGAACTTGATTCTCGAAGGACCTGGAGATGGCAGTTCGGTAAATGTAAAGTGAGGTGAGCTTGTAGTTTTCGTAGAGTCGTTTAGACTGGTAGGCACGAATAACATCTAAATACTTTTGTTAACCCCAATGCAGTCACTTAGGCTCTTGCCTTTTCTACCTACCATGTAGCCTATCTGTCCAGAGTCCTTCCTCCTGTGGCGCTTTCGGGTACATGCAACTCCAGAATTGTGACTGGATCATCATGACACGTCTCACAGTAGTCGTTGCGAGTTTTGAAGGGAAGGTTGAATGAAGCCGGTCAGGTGGGTCCCCCATAAGAGTCTTCGTGACTGCGAGTGCAGACTTTGAGATTGATCTGAAATTATAACCACCCTGCGACGATCAGTGTCAGGCCAAATGGTTGTTCACGACACCAGAGTAAGTTTATCTTTACCTCTAAGCAAACAGCAACCTTTCCATTTGCAAGAGTCATAAGCATGTGTGTCATGTGAGCATAGCAGGTAGGCGTAACAAAACAACCTCCAAGCTCGTCACCCACAGCGGCATCAAAGCCAGAGGCGACTATAACGCATTAGAGCCCAAGTTTCTGATTCCGGACCATCAGAAGATAGTTTGCATACCTATTACTAAGTCGGGGTCGAATTCCTGTGCAATAGGCATCACAACTTGTTGAAAGGCATACATGTAGTCGCCATCACCCATTCCCTGGCTCGGCCAAGGTATGTTCACGTTTCTATATCATATTGTTAGCAATGAAGCGTCGGTAACAGATCCCTGAAATGTAATCCATACCGCCCATAGCCAGCACCAGTACCGCAGTGGTCCCAGTCGCCTTCGTCCCCTCCGGGGTAGAATTTCCCATCCTGATACACATGGAGTGAGATATATAAGACGTTAGGGTCATCGTAGAATGCCTTCTGGATACCATTGCCTATATCGTGTAAGCATCTGTTTCCTGTACCATAGATACATTGTTTGTCGATGTTTTACCATGATGAACATCCCTGAGCCAGTCAGTACCTCATAGCCAGTGCGTCAGGTTTTGAGGATTACTTACCAATCCAGAATGAGGATCTTTCTGCATTTATCGCCTAATTGTTTCTGGCATACACGAGCTGCTACGGATACGTTGTTGAAAAGGCAGAATCCCATAGTTTTGTCATGTTCAGCATGGTGCCCTGGTGGCCGGATAACAGCAATAGCGTTCTTCACTTTCCGTGTGGCAACAGCTAAGCATGTTTCAATTGCGCCTCCAACGGACAATAATGAAGATGCGAAGGTTAACTTATTGAAGTATATCGAATCACGAGTATGTTCAAGCGCAATAAGCTCATCATCAGTCATATCTGTCAAATCAGTCAGGGACGTCTATAATTTGAAACGAAACTATCTTTTACCTTTTGTGCTTTCAACAAATGCAAAATGATCCGGCGTGTGAACAAGAGATATCTCTTCCTCGGTAGCATTGCGGACACTAATTCGTTTCATAGGTCGTGAGACAAGCGGTCTGGATGACTCCGGGTCGTCAACGAGCCCAGCTCGGCATAGTTCCTtgtaaatataatagattctCCTCGGGTCCTCTGGGTGGACATCTGCCGTTGGGCGCACTTCACAATGGTAGCGCATCTGAACGTCATAACACAGACCGGAGGGAAGCTGAGCAATGGGGAGGCCTCTAATGGCAACGGCATCTTCACCCTCAGACCAGTCAGAGTTTTCCTCAACGAGACTGTCATTTAACTGGACGAGAACTTCTGTCGTAGCGTCACCAGAATCAGCTGATTTTGGTAGACTCTTGGGCGGTGACATTGTGTGGTTGTCTGCGGCAGCAGCTGGTTGAGGGTTTCGCACGCTGGCAGCTGGCTGGACAGGTAACTTGAGAGGTGGTCCTAGGAGAGGTGTATTGAACCACGGATCCGATCTACCATTGCTATGGCTAGCACCATCATGAGTAAGATGCTGCGAGGGAGTAGGGTTGGGGTTATGAGTAACCGCCTCTCCCATGACAGtgtcttcgtcctcttccgcAGCCATTGCGCAGAAGCCTAGACAAGTCGGTCTATTTCTGTCTCGTAGACGTCTTCTGTTCACTCTAGCATGCCATAACCAAGCCTGTCGTCTTGGGCTATTACGTCAGTCTCACAAGACCCCGAGCGTCCCTGGGCAAGACACCCCGTCGATAAAAGAACAACACGACAAGTGACCAATAAGGATTCAGCGCAAAAGACATAAAAAAGAGTAAAATGGACAGTACAGTAACAAATAAGTGACGAAGGATTGAAACAAAAGGCACAAACTGTACTAGGACATAAGGCAGAACGATAAAGGCGGCTGGCGTTGAGGGATATCAAACCACAACTGTGGAGCGAACTACTTAATACTAGTAGTTCGAAAGCCTAGAAGCTCAACGACGAAGACAGCTTGTGCTAGACCAGACCAGGGCAATCCAAGACAGATGTTCgagaaagaaatagaatCCTCACCAACCCTGAAGAACCACAGATAAAGGTTGATCTACTACGTGCACACCAGTAGAGGTGTTTTGGCGCACGTTTAGGAGTTCTTGGATTATGTACTCTGCTCCCTGGAGAAGCCCCAAAAAGCGTGGTTTACTTAGCTTCCGCACGTGACTACAGCTAGTCATAGATACCAAACAGGTCACTTGCAGCAAACGGCAGAAAACCTAACCACCATTAGGCTTGATATTGGTTCAAATGAGTGACGAAGACGGATTGAATTGGAAATTAGGATAAAGATTGAAAAGTTTTTCAATTGTCTATCTCCCGCCATGACTATTTCCTAGAATTATTTGCGCTCGTCCGAGAATTTCCCGTACTTCACCGGGACCCATCACCCTGAAAGGCTAGCCGAGACAGTATAACTCTCTGTATATGGATATCCTGGAACTATTCTAGACCACCTAATATTGAGACTACTCCTCGATGAATACGCTAGGACGTATTCAAATTTAGCGAAAGGAAGCACTTGTTAGGTATGACTTTTACTCAGTATAAACGTCAAATCATTTCATTAAATAAGTACGTTATCATATGCTTTTTATGCGATATGTAGATCCCCGGTCAACAGGGCACTTTGTTATCCCACAGGTCAATTTCAAGGGGTGGTGACCTGATAATCCGGGAACTTGGGACACAGTCAGGGGACTAGAGTGTTTTGTTTATAGAACACTTCTAGTTTCTGGTCTCTGTCCTGATTCCTACTGGTTATCGACCTTGGAGATGTAGGCTAAAAGAGAACCGTTAGTAAGGGTCCGCAAAGCCTAGATTCAAGCCTGGAATGACTTACCAATGAGGTCAACAACACGGCGGGAGTAGCCCCACTCGTTGTCGTACCAAGAGACGAGCTTGATGAAGTGCTCGTTGAGGGCGATACCGGCCTTGGCatcgaagatggaggagtGGGCATCTCCGATCAGGTCAGTGGAGACAATGTCGTCCTCAGTGTATCCAAGAATACCTAATCAATTAAGTAAATATCGAAAATACGGGCAACTAAGACAGTATTGTGCTTACCCTTGAGCTCGCCCTCCTCGGAAGCAGCCTTGATGGTCTTCTTGATGTCCTCGTAGGTGACGGCCTTCTCGGTACGGCAGGTGAGGTCGACAACAGAGACGTTGGCGGTGGGCACACGCATGGACATACCAGTGAGCTTGCCGTTAAGAGAAGGAATGACCTTGCCGACAGCCTTGGCAGCACCAGTGGAGCTGGGGATGATGTTCTGAGCGGCGGTACGTCCACCACGCCAGTCCTTGGCGGAGGGAGCATCGACAGTCTTCTGGGTAGCAGTGTAGGAGTGGACAGTGGTCATGAGACCCTCAACGAGACCGAAGTTGTCGTTGATAACCTTAGCAAGGGGGGCAAGGCAGTTGGTGGTGCAAGAAGCGTTAGAGAGGACGTTGATGTCGGTCTTGTATTCCTTGTTGTTGACACCCATAACAAACATGGGGGCATCAGCAGAAGGAGCAGAGATGATGACCTTCTTAGCACCACCCTTCAAGTGAGCGGAGGCCTTctcggtggtggtgaagaCACCAGTGGACTCGACGATGTAGGCAGCGCCAGCGGAGCCCCAGGGGATGGCAGCGGGGTCACGCTCGGCGAAGAAGCGGATCTTCTTGCCGTTGACGATGAGGCCCTCCTCGTAGGTCTCGATGGTACCCTGGAAGCGACCGTGGGTGCTGTCATACTTGAGCATGTAGGCCTACAGCGTGCAGAGATCTAGTTAGTTCATGGGCATTTTCCAACGAAGATACCGTCCGAGACGATCATGAGAGGCACGTACAGCATAGTGAGTCTCAATGAAGGGGTCGTtgacagcaacaacatcaacgTCACCGCTGGCGATACTGTACGAGCACACCTGGTTAGAAGCTTTCCCCAGTAGCAAAGGCTAGAGTGGGCAGTCCCATGGGTACCGGTCTGGACCCTGGAGAATCCAACCATAGCCTGGGAGGCGAATTGGATCACTTACGCGTTACGGAAGACCTGTTACCTTGTTAGCCTCAATGAAGTATTACGATGATGTAGAACGGATGGACAACTTACGATACGGCCAATACGACCGAAGCCGTTGATTCCAACCTTGGGGGTAGCCATTGTTTAGATGTGTCTGTTGGTGTGGCGGGGTAGCTGTCAGTCAATCTGTGTGGAAAGGGAAACGGTAGGCACTTGAAAGTGGCTCTGCTTTATGAGATCCAAAGGGAATGATGGGCGGGAGACGACTCACTTTAAGTAAGAAGACAAAGGGATAAGGTGATTGCAGTGGTGAGTATACGAAGAGAGtagaaaaggggagaaaagTCGGACggcgggggagggggagataaaaaaagagcaaTGTTGACTGACGCAACGACCAGGTCACTAATCCAGTCACCGGGTGGACAGACGGGGCAAAAGCTACAGCTCTCCTCAAGATCCAGAGTGAAATGGGTCCTTGTCAGCTGTTTTCCCGGCTTGCGCCGCTCCCCAGCTCCCAGCAGCCCTTTCCGGTTTCATACACCGGGCAAAGCAGGAGACTCACGATATTTGGGACTCTGCCTCTCCTCGGCAGCTACCGGTCTGGCCAATGAGCGTGCCTCAAATCCAGCATGCCGGGTACTCAATCCTACCATCTCGTGAATCTTTTGCCAGTTTTTCGGAATCGAGGGGGCAGTACTACCTAGGCTACGAGGAAGACGATCCCGGCTATTACTCTATCTTTTTGTCCTTTGTTCCGTAGTTCAAGCAATTGAGGGGGAAATGATACCCTGGGGTCCCATACCTGAGGCATCCCCATAGAGGGGCATGATGTAATTACAATCTGGCCATACAGACTAACACTACAGACCACAGCATCCCACCCAAGCTTAATGGATGGAAGCAATGGAAAAATGAGGGGCACTCGGTGTGACCTTTCCGTTTCCGGGCCGAGATGTCGGACCGGATCAACTATGGTCCACTGCCCCTCGACACTCATATCATGGGCTTAGCGATCTCTCTAAGCCACTTCTGCTCTCCTGATTCCTGAAAAGATTCACCGGTAGGCAAATGAGGATCACGCGCTTGTCAtggttttattttctcttttaattTCAATTAATCATCTCTTTGGAATTTTTTTACCAttgtttattctttttagaaaaaattcAATTCAATACTTCTGCCTTGTTGGGAACCTAGATCCCGCCATCTAGAACTTTGCATGAAACTGTACTGGGGTTTGAACCAATAGTCTTAGCTCTTTTTCAGTGATTTTGATAACAGTGATCACTCCCCATGCGTGTATAATACATAAAACGTCATTATATAAACCTAATGTGGTTATCATATCATAGTCAGGCCATACTGAATAATATCCACCTATACATGGCTAGTCTAATTCAATCTAAACAATCTGGCCTAAAAAATAATGCCCTTTAGATCTTGGTCATACTGGGGGCCGCTACACGCAGTACACCATTGTACACCGTAGACTCAACACCAAGACATCAAGCCATCAAACCATCCAGACTTTCCCACACTCTTATGTACATGGCGTCTAAACTAAACCAAATCGACAATCTAACCcatcaacaagatcatcTATCATCCGGTCCCCTAATCCATTCCAACCCCATGAAACCGGAGGGTGAATCAGTATAGTAACATGACCACTAAGCTATAATATCCAACAATTAAGATTCAGAACCAAGAACCTCGCAGGCTAGGTCAGACGACGGTGGCGGCATATCAGCGTACCATCACGCATGTATGTATTAATTGTAGTACAGTTGAACTTGACAGTCCACCGGTGTTTCATCTGTCAGTTGATTTGCCATTTGGAGAACTACGGTTAACATGTCTTACAGAGTTGATAAGGGCAGATCTGTTGAAACTGGGCTATGGATTTAGCGTCTCCATATTTGACCCAACCTACAGTACATATACCCACAACCCTGACATATACTCATACACTCTTCACTGCTCATTGTGTTTTGTGTCGAGTTAATGGCATGATAGCAATTGCATGACAAGGGCCATAGTAGAATCAGGTGAGATCAATAGAAACCGCGCATCCGGGTATCTGGGGCCTTATTGCGGATCATTCTCTATTAAGATACGGTGAAAATGTATACTATCGCAATGATTGGCAAGACGCATCTCTAATATTCTCCTCGAGGAAAGGGTCAACAACAGTATCCCAGCAAGGCAAAAAGATTCCAATTTGGTCCTGCTCCCACTCAATTTACATCGCGTCTATAGAATACAGAAGGAGCAAAACCATGTACTAGGTACTCTAGCATGCTATCTCCAACAACCAACCGTTTACTCTTCCTTAACACCACCCCTCCagttcttctccgcattCTCAACGGAAGCCTTGTCACTCTTGATCTGACCTTGGTTCAGGAAGCTGTTCGCGGCCTTGAATGGGCGTGCGAGGTCACCAGTAGCGGGTTTTCCAAAGACGTGGATCTTGACCAGATTCGATTCCAGAGCGCTCTTGAGGGGGATGATCGATTGAATCAAAAGAGGGTTGGTGTACTTGAAGTACAGGTGCATCACGCACATCATACCAACACCCATCAGTTGACCCTTGAACAGCTGGCGCAACTGCCCCTGGTCGTACTCCATGTTGGTGGTAGTTACCGGACGGGGCTCCTCGTTGCTACCGAGAGGAGCGGGCTCCACGTACTTCAACGTAGCCATGTCTAGTAGCATCAATCAGTCATCTATTTACGGCGGTCACAGAATAAGCGAGGACATacccttcttgctcttgatcTTAGACTGAGTGTAGAGATAGATACCCAGGATGAGCACGTTGGACAAGATATACATGCCACggacaacaagaagaacgTCAGGGTCCTCAAAAGGGATCTTCTTGGCCAGCTGCATCGACACCACGATGATGGCCAGGTTGGTACTGTGTCATTGATAGATGGTAAGCATTTGATCCAACATGGAGTAAAGATAATTTGTTGCGAATATTTGAACAATAGTCACAGCGTATTGCCCAAAGTTACTTACATTTGAGGAGACACCATGTTGACTGCAGTATTGAGTGACCCTTTTGTGACGAAGCAGAAGCACCGCGCGAATAGCTTGAGCGGATGGGTGAAGGATTGGCACGCGTGCAGGGACAAAATCTTCCTCGAAATGCGGAACTGGACCCCCGGGGAAGTCGGACAGCTGTCCAGATAGGCATTGTGGCACGTGATAGGGACTACGCCTAAAAGAGACTCCCGCAATTGCCACAAGTTCAAGGCCTGAGGCGATAGAATCACAGCATTAAGGCACCTAAATCACCTGTTTGCTTAGATAATGCACTAAGCAACCATCATGCTTTGCACGCTTCTCTATCAACGACAACAGTGATCCTGTGATGTTGATGAACGTCCACTATACAGCCTCTCTGTACAATATCAGAAGCGCTGGACAAAGCTCTCTCACTGCCAGAATACCTTAAAGACAATGTCTCATATCCAATAACTTACCCTGGCTGAGAGCTGAGGCACTACTGAGTGACTCTCCTCAGCTATGACACAGGCCCTCATCACTAACGCCCAtaactttctttccttttggcTGTTGTATCAGATCATGTGCCATCATTTGGATATGCAATGCAATTGAAATCTGCTTAGCTGCTTTGTTCGTGTCACTAATCCACCAGCAAGCTCACCTTCCAAATATCCTCCATCATCTGGAGACTTGGGATGATGTTCTTGGTTTCCTAATCAGGACTAGCGCCGTTCCGCGCTCAACGCCGTCTTTAGCGACCAGGATGGCTTTGACATTTCTGACTCCTTCATCCATCAACAACGCGCGTGCCGCTGGTGTATCGAATCGCTTCAACGTCCACCATCGTGCTCTATCACTTCAAACACCCGTTTGACGCGACATTTCCATCTCTGCGACCTTAAATCTCGACGCTTTTCAAAATGCCTGGTGGAAAGGGAAAGTCTATCGGCGGAAAGGCTGGTTCAAAGGACTCTGCGGGGAAGGCTCAGAAGTCCCACAGCGCAAAGGCCGGTCTGCAGGTCAGTAGACGtgtctttccttgttgtACCTGCAGTAGTCGCGTTGCTACTATTCCCGGCAGCTCACGGAAGCTTGTGAAAATCCTCTGATCTcgaaacttttttttccctttctca contains the following coding sequences:
- a CDS encoding glyceraldehyde 3-phosphate dehydrogenase; translation: MATPKVGINGFGRIGRIVFRNAIASGDVDVVAVNDPFIETHYAAYMLKYDSTHGRFQGTIETYEEGLIVNGKKIRFFAERDPAAIPWGSAGAAYIVESTGVFTTTEKASAHLKGGAKKVIISAPSADAPMFVMGVNNKEYKTDINVLSNASCTTNCLAPLAKVINDNFGLVEGLMTTVHSYTATQKTVDAPSAKDWRGGRTAAQNIIPSSTGAAKAVGKVIPSLNGKLTGMSMRVPTANVSVVDLTCRTEKAVTYEDIKKTIKAASEEGELKGILGYTEDDIVSTDLIGDAHSSIFDAKAGIALNEHFIKLVSWYDNEWGYSRRVVDLIAYISKVDNQ
- a CDS encoding inorganic phosphate transporter Pho88, coding for MVSPQITNLAIIVVSMQLAKKIPFEDPDVLLVVRGMYILSNVLILGIYLYTQSKIKSKKDMATLKYVEPAPLGSNEEPRPVTTTNMEYDQGQLRQLFKGQLMGVGMMCVMHLYFKYTNPLLIQSIIPLKSALESNLVKIHVFGKPATGDLARPFKAANSFLNQGQIKSDKASVENAEKNWRGGVKEE
- a CDS encoding histone deacetylase hda1, which translates into the protein MAAEEDEDTVMGEAVTHNPNPTPSQHLTHDGASHSNGRSDPWFNTPLLGPPLKLPVQPAASVRNPQPAAAADNHTMSPPKSLPKSADSGDATTEVLVQLNDSLVEENSDWSEGEDAVAIRGLPIAQLPSGLCYDVQMRYHCEVRPTADVHPEDPRRIYYIYKELCRAGLVDDPESSRPLVSRPMKRISVRNATEEEISLVHTPDHFAFVESTKDMTDDELIALEHTRDSIYFNKLTFASSLLSVGGAIETCLAVATRKVKNAIAVIRPPGHHAEHDKTMGFCLFNNVSVAARVCQKQLGDKCRKILILDWDVHHGNGIQKAFYDDPNVLYISLHVYQDGKFYPGGDEGDWDHCGTGAGYGRNVNIPWPSQGMGDGDYMYAFQQVVMPIAQEFDPDLVIVASGFDAAVGDELGGCFVTPTCYAHMTHMLMTLANGKVAVCLEGGYNFRSISKSALAVTKTLMGDPPDRLHSTFPSKLATTTVRRVMMIQSQFWSCMYPKAPQEEGLWTDRLHDVIRAYQSKRLYENYKLTSLYIYRTAISRSFENQVLATPNYYQRNPLLVIFHDPPEIMGLPHPVTNKLEAHNCWLADSLKDYIGWAVGKGYAVMDVNIPKHVTVEPSGKYEDEEENRPTATEELAAYLWDNYIEPNEATEIFFLGIGNAFYGVANLLINRDTLYKRVNGVVSFVAENPVRAIASHTQVWLSRWYKDNSLVFVSHTHGVWNTDENRRKPSKRYGHLIQSSRSGLSEMLMHHKEEVFQWIEDRADPHESEETEEEKQPRRSPTKPGEAFAKPT